A stretch of the Thermus thermophilus genome encodes the following:
- a CDS encoding IMPACT family protein, which translates to MSLTLADKVVYEEEVRKSRFIAKAAPVASEEEALAFLAENREPEATHNSYAYKIGPLYRFSDDGEPSGTAGKPILHAIEAQGLDRVAVLVVRYFGGVKLGAGGLVRAYGGVAAEALRRAPKVPLVERVGLAFLVPFAEVGRVHALLEARALKAEEAYTPEGVRFALLLPKPEREGFLKALRDATRGRAVLL; encoded by the coding sequence ATGAGCCTCACCCTGGCGGATAAGGTGGTCTACGAGGAGGAGGTCCGGAAGAGCCGCTTTATCGCCAAGGCCGCCCCCGTGGCCTCGGAGGAGGAGGCCTTGGCGTTTTTGGCCGAGAACCGGGAACCGGAGGCCACCCACAACAGCTACGCCTACAAGATCGGCCCCCTCTACCGCTTCTCTGACGACGGGGAGCCCTCGGGCACCGCGGGGAAGCCCATCCTCCACGCCATAGAGGCCCAGGGCCTGGACCGGGTGGCGGTGCTGGTGGTGCGCTACTTCGGCGGGGTGAAGCTCGGGGCCGGGGGGCTGGTGCGGGCCTACGGGGGGGTGGCGGCGGAGGCCTTAAGGCGGGCGCCCAAGGTCCCCCTGGTGGAGCGGGTGGGGCTCGCCTTCCTCGTGCCCTTCGCCGAGGTGGGCCGGGTCCACGCCCTCCTGGAGGCCCGCGCCCTAAAGGCCGAGGAGGCCTACACCCCAGAGGGCGTGCGCTTCGCCCTCCTCCTCCCGAAGCCCGAGCGGGAAGGGTTCCTCAAGGCCCTCCGGGACGCCACCCGGGGGCGGGCGGTCCTCCTGTAG
- the queA gene encoding tRNA preQ1(34) S-adenosylmethionine ribosyltransferase-isomerase QueA, with protein sequence MEGLEAYDYHLPPEQIAQEGVEPRDMARMMVVYREGPFRVAHKRVRDLPEFLRPGDVLVFNESKVIPARLLARKPTGGKVEILLVRERSPGLWEALLGPARKAPPGTRLLLLSPKDLAPVPGLEAEVVGVEEDGVRLLRFQGDLIAHLEEVGEVPLPPYIKAKIPMERYQTVYAKRPGSVAAPTAGLHFTPELLERLRGMGVELRFLTLHVGPGTFRPVKGDPEKHEMHAEPYAIPEEVAEAVNRAKAEGRRVVAVGTTVVRALESAYREGVGVVAGEGETRLFIRPPYTFKVVDALFTNFHLPRSTLLMLVAAFLGRERTLKAYRLAVEEGYRFYSLGDAMLIL encoded by the coding sequence ATGGAAGGCCTGGAAGCCTACGACTACCACCTCCCTCCCGAGCAGATCGCCCAGGAAGGGGTGGAGCCCCGGGACATGGCCCGGATGATGGTGGTCTACCGGGAAGGCCCCTTCCGGGTGGCGCACAAGCGGGTGCGGGACCTGCCCGAGTTCCTGCGCCCGGGGGACGTCCTCGTCTTCAACGAGAGCAAGGTGATCCCGGCGAGGCTTCTCGCCAGGAAGCCCACGGGGGGAAAGGTGGAGATCCTCCTGGTGAGGGAGCGCTCCCCGGGACTTTGGGAGGCCCTTTTGGGCCCCGCGAGAAAGGCGCCCCCCGGGACCCGGCTTCTCCTCCTCTCCCCCAAGGACCTGGCCCCGGTCCCGGGCCTCGAGGCGGAGGTGGTGGGGGTGGAGGAGGACGGGGTGCGCCTCCTCCGCTTCCAAGGCGACCTCATAGCCCACCTGGAGGAGGTGGGGGAGGTGCCCCTTCCCCCCTACATCAAGGCCAAGATCCCCATGGAGCGCTACCAGACGGTCTACGCCAAACGCCCGGGGTCCGTGGCCGCCCCCACCGCCGGCCTCCACTTCACCCCAGAGCTTTTGGAGAGGCTCCGGGGGATGGGGGTGGAGCTTCGCTTCCTCACCCTCCACGTGGGCCCGGGCACCTTCCGCCCGGTGAAGGGGGACCCTGAGAAGCACGAGATGCACGCCGAGCCCTACGCCATCCCCGAGGAGGTGGCGGAGGCCGTGAACCGGGCCAAGGCGGAGGGGCGGCGGGTCGTGGCCGTGGGCACCACGGTGGTCCGGGCCCTGGAGAGCGCCTACCGGGAAGGGGTCGGGGTGGTGGCGGGCGAGGGGGAGACGCGGCTCTTCATCCGCCCCCCCTATACCTTCAAGGTCGTTGACGCCCTCTTCACCAACTTCCACCTGCCCCGCTCCACCCTCCTCATGCTGGTGGCCGCCTTCTTGGGGAGGGAGCGGACCCTTAAGGCCTACCGCCTGGCGGTGGAGGAGGGCTACCGCTTCTACTCCTTGGGGGACGCCATGCTCATCCTGTAG
- a CDS encoding ADP-ribosylglycohydrolase family protein, translated as MRVEWSRGSPHRYAWEGGRLRFVGQDRPAPVNYGLLPGLLNPADGEEVDAVYLGPPLPPGEEAEGLLLGMVALADGDHKLLLAQSPEGLDPQEAARLLAWFSPERRPTLLGPEEAGAWVKGLKEEQDRRLGALLGLAVGDALGAQVEGLSKGTFPEVREMRGGGPHRLPPGFWTDDTSQALCLAESLLQRGFDPKDQMDRYLRWYREGYRSATGTCFGLGHATRRALERYAATGDPYQGDEAGAGNGPLMRLAPLVLAYENHPDLLSLARLSARTTHGAREALEATEVLAWLLREALKGAPKEALLALKPFREADLHPALKRVVEGGFWEAPEEGPGHAPGTLAAALWAFARGRDFEEGMVLAVNLGGDADTVGAVYGELAGAHYGKEAIPERWLRALHLREEMEALALALYRMSMASPKE; from the coding sequence ATGCGCGTGGAATGGAGCCGGGGAAGCCCCCACCGCTACGCCTGGGAGGGGGGAAGGCTTCGCTTCGTGGGCCAAGACCGCCCCGCCCCCGTGAACTACGGCCTTCTCCCGGGCCTCCTGAACCCCGCCGACGGGGAGGAGGTGGACGCGGTCTACCTGGGGCCGCCCCTGCCCCCGGGGGAGGAGGCGGAGGGCCTTTTGCTGGGCATGGTGGCCCTGGCCGACGGGGACCACAAGCTCCTCCTGGCCCAAAGCCCCGAGGGCCTGGACCCCCAGGAGGCCGCCCGCCTCCTCGCCTGGTTCTCCCCGGAACGCAGGCCCACCCTCCTGGGGCCTGAGGAGGCCGGGGCCTGGGTGAAGGGCCTAAAGGAGGAGCAGGACCGGCGCCTCGGGGCCCTCCTGGGCCTCGCCGTGGGGGACGCCCTGGGGGCCCAGGTGGAGGGCCTATCCAAGGGCACCTTCCCGGAGGTTCGGGAGATGCGGGGCGGGGGGCCCCACCGCCTTCCCCCCGGGTTCTGGACGGACGACACGAGCCAGGCCCTCTGCCTCGCGGAAAGCCTCTTGCAGCGGGGGTTTGACCCCAAGGACCAGATGGACCGCTACCTGCGCTGGTACCGGGAGGGGTACCGGAGCGCCACCGGGACCTGCTTCGGCCTCGGCCACGCCACCAGGAGGGCCCTGGAGCGCTACGCCGCCACGGGCGACCCCTACCAGGGGGACGAGGCGGGGGCGGGAAACGGGCCCTTGATGCGCCTTGCTCCCCTGGTCCTCGCCTACGAGAACCACCCTGATCTCCTTTCCCTGGCCCGCCTCTCCGCCCGCACCACCCACGGGGCGAGGGAGGCCCTCGAGGCCACCGAGGTCCTCGCCTGGCTCCTCCGGGAGGCCCTCAAGGGGGCGCCCAAAGAGGCCCTCCTCGCCCTTAAGCCCTTCCGGGAGGCCGACCTCCACCCCGCCCTGAAGCGGGTGGTGGAAGGAGGGTTTTGGGAGGCGCCGGAGGAAGGCCCGGGCCACGCCCCCGGGACCCTGGCCGCGGCCCTTTGGGCCTTCGCCCGGGGGCGGGACTTTGAGGAAGGCATGGTGCTGGCCGTGAACCTAGGGGGGGACGCGGACACCGTGGGGGCGGTCTACGGCGAGCTCGCCGGGGCCCACTACGGCAAGGAGGCCATCCCCGAGCGCTGGCTTAGAGCCCTCCACCTAAGGGAGGAGATGGAGGCCCTGGCCCTCGCCCTCTACAGGATGAGCATGGCGTCCCCCAAGGAGTAG
- the polA gene encoding DNA polymerase I — protein sequence MEPMLPLFEPKGRVLLVDGHHLAYRTFFALKGLTTSRGEPVQAVYGFAKSLVKALKEDGYKAVFVVFDAKAPSFRHEAYEAYKAGRAPTPEDFPRQLALIKELVDLLGLVRLEVPGYEADDVLATLAKKAEGEGYEVRILTADRDLYQLLSERVHILHPEGHLITPEWLWERYGLRPEQWVDFRALVGDPSDNLPGVKGIGEKTALKLLKEWGSLENLLKNLDRVKPESVREKIQAHLEDLRLSLKLSRVRADLPLEVNLAQGREPDREGLRAFLERLEFGSLLHEFGLLEAPAPLEEAPWPPPEGAFVGFLLSRPEPMWAELKALAACKEGRVHRAEDPLAGLKDLKEVRGLLAKDLAVLASREGLDLVPGDDPMLLAYLLDPSNTTPEGVARRYGGEWTEDAAQRALLSERLQQNLLGRLQGEERLLWLYYEVERPLSRVLAHMEATGVRLDVAYLKALSLEVEAEIKRLEEEVFRLAGHPFNLNSRDQLERVLFDELGLPAIGKTEKTGKRSTSAAVLEALREAHPIVGKILEYRELTKLKSTYIDPLPGLVHPKTGRLHTRFNQTATATGRLSSSDPNLQNIPVRTPLGQRIRRAFVAEEGHLLLALDYSQIELRVLAHLSGDENLIRVFQEGKDIHTQTASWMFGVPPEAIDPLMRRAAKTVNFGVLYGMSAHRLSQELSIPYEEAVAFIERYFQSFPKVKAWIEKTLEEGRARGYVETLFGRRRYVPDLNARVKSVREAAERMAFNMPVQGTAADLMKLAMVKLFPRLQGTGARMLLQVHDELVLEAPKDRAQEVAALAKEVMEGVYPLAVPLEVEVGMGEDWLSAKG from the coding sequence ATGGAGCCGATGCTGCCCCTCTTTGAACCCAAAGGCCGGGTCCTCCTGGTGGACGGCCACCACCTGGCCTACCGCACCTTCTTCGCCCTCAAAGGCCTCACCACGAGCCGGGGCGAGCCGGTGCAGGCGGTGTACGGCTTCGCCAAAAGCCTCGTCAAGGCCCTGAAGGAGGACGGGTACAAGGCCGTCTTCGTGGTCTTTGACGCCAAGGCCCCCTCCTTCCGCCACGAGGCCTACGAGGCCTACAAGGCGGGCCGGGCCCCCACCCCCGAGGACTTTCCGAGACAGCTTGCCCTCATCAAGGAGCTCGTGGACCTCCTGGGGCTAGTCCGCCTCGAGGTCCCCGGCTACGAGGCGGACGACGTCCTCGCCACCTTGGCCAAGAAGGCGGAAGGGGAGGGGTACGAGGTGCGCATCCTCACCGCCGACCGCGACCTCTACCAGCTCCTTTCCGAGCGCGTCCACATCCTCCACCCCGAGGGCCACCTCATCACCCCGGAGTGGCTTTGGGAGAGGTACGGCCTCAGGCCCGAGCAGTGGGTGGACTTCCGCGCCCTGGTGGGGGACCCTTCAGACAACCTCCCCGGGGTCAAGGGCATCGGGGAGAAGACCGCCCTCAAGCTCCTCAAGGAGTGGGGAAGCCTGGAAAACCTCCTCAAGAACCTGGACCGGGTGAAGCCGGAAAGCGTCCGGGAGAAGATCCAGGCCCACCTGGAAGACCTCAGGCTCTCCTTGAAGCTTTCCCGGGTGCGCGCCGACCTCCCCCTGGAGGTGAACCTCGCCCAGGGACGGGAGCCCGACCGGGAGGGGCTTAGGGCCTTCCTGGAGAGGCTGGAGTTCGGTAGCCTCCTCCACGAGTTCGGCCTCCTGGAGGCCCCCGCCCCCCTGGAGGAGGCCCCCTGGCCCCCGCCGGAAGGGGCCTTCGTGGGCTTCCTCCTCTCCCGGCCCGAGCCCATGTGGGCCGAGCTCAAGGCCCTCGCCGCCTGCAAGGAGGGCCGGGTGCACCGGGCGGAGGACCCCTTGGCGGGGCTAAAGGACCTCAAGGAGGTCCGGGGCCTCCTCGCCAAGGACCTCGCCGTCTTGGCCTCGAGGGAAGGGCTGGACCTGGTGCCGGGGGACGACCCCATGCTCCTCGCCTACCTCCTGGACCCCTCCAACACCACCCCCGAGGGGGTGGCGCGGCGCTACGGGGGGGAGTGGACGGAGGACGCCGCCCAGCGGGCCCTCCTCTCGGAGAGGCTCCAGCAGAACCTCCTCGGGCGCCTCCAGGGGGAGGAGAGGCTCCTTTGGCTCTACTACGAGGTGGAAAGGCCCCTCTCCCGGGTCCTGGCCCACATGGAGGCCACCGGGGTCCGGCTGGACGTGGCCTACCTAAAGGCCCTCTCCCTGGAGGTGGAGGCGGAGATAAAGAGGCTAGAGGAGGAGGTCTTCCGCCTGGCGGGCCACCCCTTCAACCTGAACTCCCGGGACCAGCTGGAAAGGGTCCTCTTTGACGAGCTCGGGCTTCCCGCCATCGGCAAGACGGAGAAGACGGGCAAGCGCTCCACCAGCGCCGCGGTGCTGGAAGCCCTCCGCGAGGCCCACCCCATCGTGGGGAAGATCCTGGAGTACCGGGAGCTCACCAAGCTCAAGAGCACCTACATAGACCCCCTCCCGGGCCTCGTCCACCCCAAGACAGGCCGCCTCCACACCCGCTTCAACCAGACGGCCACGGCCACGGGGAGGCTTTCTAGCTCCGACCCCAACCTGCAGAACATCCCCGTCCGCACCCCCTTGGGCCAGAGGATCCGCCGGGCCTTCGTGGCCGAGGAGGGCCACCTCCTTTTGGCCCTGGACTATAGCCAAATAGAGCTCCGGGTCCTCGCCCACCTCTCCGGGGACGAGAACCTGATAAGGGTCTTCCAGGAGGGGAAGGACATCCACACCCAGACCGCAAGCTGGATGTTCGGCGTCCCCCCGGAGGCCATAGACCCCCTGATGCGCCGGGCGGCCAAGACGGTGAACTTCGGGGTCCTCTACGGCATGTCCGCCCACCGCCTCTCCCAGGAGCTTTCCATCCCCTACGAGGAGGCGGTGGCCTTCATTGAGCGCTACTTCCAGAGCTTCCCCAAGGTGAAGGCCTGGATAGAGAAGACCCTGGAGGAGGGGAGGGCGCGGGGCTACGTGGAGACCCTCTTCGGAAGAAGGCGCTACGTGCCCGACCTCAACGCCCGGGTGAAGAGCGTCCGGGAGGCCGCGGAGCGCATGGCCTTCAACATGCCCGTCCAGGGCACCGCCGCCGACCTCATGAAGCTCGCCATGGTGAAGCTCTTCCCCCGCCTCCAGGGGACGGGGGCCCGCATGCTCCTCCAGGTGCACGACGAGCTGGTCCTGGAGGCGCCTAAAGACCGGGCCCAGGAGGTGGCCGCCCTGGCCAAGGAGGTGATGGAAGGGGTCTACCCCCTGGCGGTGCCCCTGGAGGTGGAGGTGGGGATGGGGGAGGACTGGCTTTCCGCCAAGGGCTAA
- a CDS encoding NYN domain-containing protein: MAEPLGHYQEQRVGVFVDTQNLYHSARDYYERNVNFESLLRFAVGGRRLVRATAYVVEKEGDTSAWPFIYKLSTIGYKVRRMYLTVKETGEGGRPIYSGNWDMGIAADMVRLMPYLDVVVLGSGDGDFVEILEVLMERGIRVEVIAFRETTAQRLIDAVDRFTHLPEIPGAFMEPRSPER, from the coding sequence ATGGCGGAACCCCTCGGCCACTACCAGGAGCAGCGGGTAGGGGTGTTCGTGGACACCCAGAACCTCTACCACTCGGCCCGGGACTACTACGAGCGCAACGTCAACTTTGAGAGCCTCCTGCGCTTCGCCGTGGGGGGAAGACGTCTGGTGCGGGCCACCGCCTACGTGGTGGAGAAGGAGGGGGACACCTCCGCCTGGCCCTTCATCTACAAGCTTTCCACCATCGGGTACAAGGTCCGCCGGATGTACCTCACGGTGAAGGAGACGGGGGAAGGGGGGCGGCCCATCTACTCCGGCAACTGGGACATGGGCATCGCCGCGGACATGGTGCGCCTCATGCCCTACCTGGACGTGGTGGTCCTGGGGAGCGGGGACGGGGACTTCGTGGAGATCCTCGAGGTCCTGATGGAGCGGGGCATCCGGGTGGAGGTCATCGCCTTCCGGGAGACCACGGCCCAAAGGCTCATTGACGCCGTGGACCGCTTCACCCACCTCCCCGAGATCCCCGGGGCCTTCATGGAGCCTCGGTCGCCTGAGCGCTAG
- the glmM gene encoding phosphoglucosamine mutase, producing MRRYFGTDGVRGEAGKPPLTPDFVLKLGQAAGAYFLTQEKRPVVLLAKDTRESSDLLEAALAAGLMSQGVRVEHLGVLPTPGVAHLTKALKATAGAVISASHNPYQDNGIKFFGPTGEKLPDEAEEEIERLLSEDHPTRGIGTVGDFREAERMYLDFLLAHAPDLTGLKVGLDLAHGATYRIGPKLFQKAGAEVMAFFNTPDGRNINRGCGSTHPEALSRFVVELGLDLGLAFDGDGDRVQFIDRKGRLFHGDHVLYLAALAFGEKGVVGTVMSNMALEVALRERGLAFHRAAVGDRYVLEKLKETGLALGGEPSGHVIFLRHHTTGDGLLTALLTLKALKALGGDLADWYEALPLYPQVLLNVRVSDKAKVMADPRLGEAVREAEARLGGRGRVNVRPSGTEPVIRVMVEAEEGAEEVARELAERVRALSQEAQAV from the coding sequence ATGAGGCGCTACTTCGGCACCGACGGGGTGCGGGGGGAGGCGGGAAAGCCCCCCTTGACCCCGGACTTCGTCCTAAAGCTCGGCCAGGCGGCGGGGGCCTATTTCCTTACCCAGGAGAAGAGGCCCGTGGTCCTCCTCGCCAAGGACACCCGGGAGTCCTCGGACCTCCTGGAGGCTGCCTTGGCCGCGGGGCTCATGAGCCAGGGGGTGCGGGTGGAGCACCTGGGGGTCCTCCCCACTCCCGGGGTCGCCCACCTCACCAAGGCCCTCAAGGCCACGGCGGGGGCGGTGATCTCGGCGAGCCACAACCCCTACCAGGACAACGGCATCAAGTTCTTCGGGCCCACGGGGGAGAAGCTTCCCGACGAGGCCGAGGAGGAGATTGAGCGGCTTCTTTCGGAAGACCACCCCACCCGGGGCATCGGCACCGTGGGGGACTTCCGGGAGGCGGAGAGGATGTACCTGGACTTCCTCCTCGCCCACGCCCCGGACCTCACGGGGCTCAAGGTGGGCCTGGACCTCGCCCACGGGGCCACCTACCGCATCGGGCCCAAGCTCTTCCAGAAGGCGGGGGCCGAGGTCATGGCCTTCTTCAACACCCCGGACGGCCGGAACATCAACCGGGGGTGCGGCTCCACCCACCCCGAGGCCTTGAGCCGCTTCGTGGTGGAGCTCGGGCTGGACCTGGGCCTCGCCTTTGACGGGGACGGGGACCGGGTGCAGTTCATAGACCGCAAGGGGCGCCTCTTCCACGGGGACCACGTCCTCTACCTCGCCGCCTTGGCCTTTGGGGAGAAGGGGGTGGTGGGGACGGTGATGAGCAACATGGCCCTGGAGGTGGCCCTAAGAGAAAGGGGCCTCGCCTTCCACCGGGCGGCGGTGGGGGACCGGTACGTCCTGGAGAAGCTCAAGGAGACGGGCCTGGCCCTGGGAGGGGAGCCCTCGGGGCACGTGATCTTCCTCCGCCACCACACCACGGGGGACGGCCTCCTCACCGCCCTCCTCACCCTGAAGGCCCTCAAGGCCCTGGGCGGGGACCTCGCCGACTGGTACGAGGCGCTTCCCCTCTACCCCCAGGTGCTCCTCAACGTGCGGGTCTCCGACAAGGCCAAGGTGATGGCCGACCCGAGGCTTGGGGAGGCCGTCCGCGAGGCCGAGGCCCGGCTAGGGGGAAGAGGCCGGGTAAACGTCCGCCCCTCGGGCACGGAGCCCGTGATCCGGGTCATGGTGGAGGCGGAAGAAGGGGCAGAGGAGGTGGCGCGGGAGCTCGCCGAGCGCGTCCGGGCCCTCTCCCAAGAGGCCCAGGCGGTATGA
- the mgtE gene encoding magnesium transporter: MEEKLTVSLQEALQEGDTRALRELLEEVHPQDLLAFWDELKGEHRYVVLTLLPKAKAAEVLSHLSPEEQAEYLKTLPPWRLREILEELSLDDLADALQAVGKEDPAYFQRLKDLLDPRTRAEVEALARYEEDEAGGLMTPEYVAVREGMTVEEVLRFLRRAAPDAETIYYIYVVDEEGRLKGVLSLRDLIVADPRTRVAEILNPKVVYARTDTDQEEVARLMADYDFTVLPVVDEEGRLVGIVTVDDVLDVLEAEATEDIHKLGAVDVPDLVYSQAGPVQLWLARVRWLVILILTGMVTSSILQGFEGVLEAITALAFYVPVLIGTGGNTGNQSATLIIRALATRDLDLRDWWRVFLKEVAVGLLLGLTLSLLLLGKVYWDGHPLLLPVVGLSLVLIVFFANLVGAMLPFLLRRLGVDPALVSNPLVATLTDITGLLIYLSVARLLLEAV; this comes from the coding sequence GTGGAGGAAAAGCTGACCGTTTCCCTCCAAGAAGCGTTGCAGGAAGGGGACACCCGGGCCCTCCGGGAGCTCTTGGAGGAGGTCCACCCCCAGGACCTCCTCGCCTTCTGGGACGAGCTTAAGGGAGAGCACCGCTATGTGGTCCTCACCCTCCTCCCCAAGGCCAAGGCCGCCGAGGTCCTCTCCCACCTCTCCCCGGAGGAGCAGGCGGAGTACCTGAAGACCCTTCCCCCCTGGCGCCTGAGGGAGATCCTGGAGGAGCTCTCCTTGGACGACCTCGCCGACGCCCTCCAGGCGGTGGGGAAGGAGGACCCCGCCTACTTCCAGCGCCTCAAAGACCTCCTGGACCCGAGGACGCGGGCCGAGGTGGAGGCCCTGGCCAGGTACGAGGAGGACGAGGCGGGCGGGCTCATGACCCCGGAGTACGTGGCCGTGCGCGAGGGGATGACCGTGGAGGAGGTCCTCCGCTTCCTGCGCCGGGCCGCCCCCGACGCCGAGACCATCTACTACATCTACGTGGTGGACGAGGAGGGTCGCCTCAAGGGGGTGCTCTCCCTGCGGGACCTCATCGTGGCCGACCCCAGGACGCGGGTGGCGGAGATCCTGAACCCCAAGGTGGTCTACGCCCGCACGGACACGGACCAGGAGGAGGTGGCCCGCCTCATGGCCGACTACGACTTCACCGTGCTGCCCGTGGTGGACGAGGAGGGCCGCCTGGTGGGGATCGTCACCGTGGACGACGTCCTGGACGTCCTGGAGGCCGAGGCCACGGAGGACATCCACAAGCTCGGCGCCGTGGACGTGCCCGACCTCGTCTACAGCCAGGCGGGCCCGGTACAGCTTTGGCTCGCCCGGGTGCGTTGGCTGGTGATCCTCATCCTCACGGGGATGGTCACGAGCTCCATTCTCCAGGGGTTTGAGGGCGTCCTCGAGGCCATCACCGCCTTAGCCTTCTACGTCCCGGTCCTCATCGGCACCGGGGGGAACACCGGCAACCAGTCCGCCACCCTCATCATCCGCGCCCTCGCCACCCGGGACCTGGACCTCAGGGACTGGTGGCGGGTCTTCCTCAAGGAGGTGGCGGTGGGCCTCCTCCTGGGCCTCACCCTAAGCCTCCTCCTCCTGGGCAAGGTCTACTGGGACGGCCACCCCCTCCTCCTCCCCGTGGTGGGCCTGTCCCTGGTCCTCATCGTCTTCTTCGCCAACCTGGTGGGGGCCATGCTCCCCTTCCTCCTTAGGCGCCTCGGCGTGGACCCGGCCTTGGTGTCCAACCCCCTGGTGGCCACCCTCACGGACATCACCGGCCTCCTCATCTACCTCTCCGTGGCCCGCCTGCTTTTGGAGGCGGTATGA
- a CDS encoding VWA domain-containing protein: MLRLLRGAVLLLLVLAFLDPKGSLPGRVVYLLDFSPSARESVFALAPRLPRDGVYVAFAERAATLPSPTARRLDLGEGTDLREAYKEALRHRPSRVVLVSDGLLEPIPPPFPLDALYVPPRPYVAVRLVPPAYPLYGETVGVGVVLEAPAPAEARLRVEGPGGVLERTLRVEGRKALVYTFSLTEKARVQAVAEGPWGRSEAAVEVAPADRAKALVLGDAALARYLEAQGFQVEEGPFRLPLEADLVVVGVGVLDLPEGAPEALKAFLRQGGGLLFTATPKGLFFGGWDRALPEELPLKPLGREGAALVLVLDVSGSMEGEKLALAVSAALALARTATPEDYLGVVVFASGHRVLFPPRPMTDRARKELETLLLSLRAGGGTVMGGALREAFRLLEGVPRSRKGVLVLTDGQVADDREVLLALAERSGVEVSAIALGGDADAPFLEALAQRGGGRFYRAASPRELPRLFLREGQEVFRGEALEGRFPVEARPHPLTEGFRFPPLSVLLPARAEPWAEVLLTSGERAVLAVGERGEGRVAALATDLSRSWRDFPEASAFLGGLFRWLIGARRALALYAYPEGEGVRVVALGPLEAPELLSGGARRPMVPTGPLRFEARVEGEGVLLDRGLRLPLALPLPGEWSPRDGREVLRALAEASGGRLLAGPAASSGKEALPLRPFLVGLALALFLLERFLEARLDKGASWALL, from the coding sequence CCTTCCCCGGGATGGGGTCTACGTGGCCTTCGCCGAGCGGGCCGCCACCCTGCCCTCGCCCACGGCGAGAAGGCTGGACCTCGGGGAGGGGACGGACCTCCGGGAGGCCTACAAGGAGGCCCTCCGCCACCGGCCAAGCCGGGTGGTCCTGGTCTCCGACGGGCTTTTGGAGCCCATCCCCCCGCCCTTTCCCCTGGACGCCCTTTACGTCCCTCCAAGGCCTTACGTGGCGGTGCGGCTCGTCCCCCCGGCCTACCCCCTCTACGGGGAGACCGTGGGGGTGGGGGTGGTGCTGGAGGCCCCCGCGCCCGCGGAGGCGAGGCTTAGGGTGGAGGGGCCTGGGGGGGTTTTGGAGAGGACCTTGAGGGTGGAGGGGAGGAAGGCCCTCGTCTACACCTTTTCCCTCACGGAGAAGGCCAGGGTGCAGGCGGTGGCGGAAGGCCCCTGGGGGCGGAGCGAGGCGGCGGTGGAGGTGGCCCCCGCGGACCGGGCCAAGGCCTTGGTCCTCGGGGATGCGGCCCTCGCCCGCTACCTCGAGGCCCAGGGCTTCCAGGTGGAGGAGGGCCCCTTCCGCCTCCCCCTGGAGGCCGACCTGGTGGTCGTGGGGGTGGGGGTTTTGGACCTCCCCGAGGGGGCGCCCGAGGCCCTTAAGGCCTTCCTCCGCCAAGGAGGCGGCCTCCTTTTCACCGCCACCCCGAAGGGCCTCTTCTTTGGGGGCTGGGACCGGGCTTTGCCCGAGGAGCTTCCCCTAAAGCCCCTGGGCCGGGAGGGGGCGGCCTTGGTCCTTGTCCTGGACGTTTCGGGAAGCATGGAGGGGGAGAAGCTCGCCTTGGCGGTCTCCGCCGCCTTGGCCCTCGCCCGCACCGCTACCCCGGAGGACTACCTGGGGGTGGTGGTCTTCGCCTCCGGCCACCGGGTCCTCTTCCCCCCGCGGCCCATGACCGACCGGGCCAGGAAGGAGCTGGAAACCCTCCTCCTCTCCTTGCGGGCTGGCGGGGGCACGGTCATGGGCGGGGCGCTCCGGGAGGCGTTCCGCCTCCTCGAGGGGGTGCCCCGGTCCCGGAAGGGGGTCCTGGTCCTCACCGACGGCCAGGTGGCGGACGACCGGGAGGTCCTCCTTGCTCTCGCGGAACGGAGCGGGGTGGAGGTCTCCGCCATCGCCCTGGGAGGGGACGCCGACGCCCCCTTCCTCGAGGCCCTGGCCCAAAGGGGCGGGGGGCGGTTCTACCGGGCGGCCTCCCCCAGGGAGCTTCCCCGCCTCTTCCTGCGGGAGGGGCAGGAGGTCTTCCGGGGAGAGGCCCTGGAGGGAAGGTTCCCCGTGGAGGCCAGGCCCCACCCCCTCACCGAGGGCTTCCGCTTTCCCCCCCTTTCCGTCCTCCTCCCCGCGAGGGCCGAGCCTTGGGCCGAGGTCCTCCTCACGAGCGGCGAGCGGGCCGTCCTCGCCGTGGGGGAGCGGGGGGAAGGGAGGGTTGCGGCCCTCGCCACGGACCTCTCCCGCTCCTGGCGGGACTTCCCCGAGGCCTCCGCCTTCCTCGGGGGGCTTTTCCGCTGGCTCATCGGGGCGAGGCGGGCCCTCGCCCTCTACGCCTACCCGGAGGGGGAGGGGGTGAGGGTGGTGGCCTTGGGCCCCCTGGAGGCGCCCGAGCTCCTCTCGGGAGGGGCGAGGCGGCCCATGGTTCCCACCGGGCCCCTCCGCTTTGAGGCCCGGGTGGAAGGGGAGGGGGTGCTTTTGGACAGGGGGCTCCGCCTCCCCCTCGCCCTTCCCCTCCCGGGGGAGTGGAGCCCGCGGGACGGGCGGGAGGTCCTGAGGGCCTTGGCCGAGGCCTCGGGGGGCAGGCTCCTCGCGGGCCCGGCGGCCTCCTCGGGGAAGGAGGCCCTTCCCTTGAGGCCCTTCCTCGTGGGCCTCGCCCTGGCCCTCTTCCTGTTGGAGCGCTTCCTGGAGGCCCGCCTTGACAAGGGGGCTTCCTGGGCCCTACTTTAG